Proteins found in one Nocardia brasiliensis ATCC 700358 genomic segment:
- a CDS encoding DUF6461 domain-containing protein, whose translation MATPGFPPNTLDTEGVPLWISELANDDPNHCVHVVRGLDPGAALEALGAKAPLFRQCELPVGKPDEWTSLPAAALGGERGDSAATLLAGRIGDWTFVYDDGGATDDVAALSAGGRVAATSYYSINADASLTYCTDGNEIAWINVDDLELDTDLADLPADLRAAFEAAGTLEFDYLEPGEADYAICMRAITALAALPPTLDALRRIPLLLTPFG comes from the coding sequence ATGGCAACACCCGGCTTCCCGCCGAATACGCTTGATACCGAAGGCGTACCGCTGTGGATCAGCGAGCTGGCGAACGACGACCCCAATCACTGTGTGCACGTCGTCCGTGGGCTCGATCCCGGCGCGGCGCTCGAGGCGCTGGGGGCCAAGGCGCCGCTGTTCCGGCAGTGCGAACTACCGGTCGGCAAGCCGGACGAGTGGACCTCCCTGCCCGCGGCGGCGCTCGGCGGTGAGCGCGGTGACTCCGCCGCGACGCTGCTGGCCGGCCGGATCGGCGACTGGACCTTCGTCTACGACGACGGCGGGGCCACCGACGATGTGGCAGCCCTGTCGGCCGGCGGGCGAGTCGCGGCGACGAGCTATTACTCCATCAATGCCGACGCCAGCCTGACCTACTGCACCGACGGCAACGAGATCGCCTGGATCAACGTCGACGACCTCGAACTCGACACCGACCTGGCCGACCTCCCCGCCGACCTCCGAGCGGCCTTCGAAGCCGCGGGCACCCTCGAATTCGACTACCTGGAGCCGGGCGAGGCCGACTACGCCATCTGCATGCGCGCCATCACCGCCTTGGCCGCCCTCCCGCCCACCCTCGACGCCCTCCGCCGCATCCCCTTGCTGCTCACCCCTTTCGGGTGA
- a CDS encoding response regulator transcription factor has protein sequence MDGRCHPAVGGDAVITVLIVDDDPLVRTGLRAIMDAERDIEVVGEAQDGSEVLDRVSATRPDVVLMDVRMPTVDGIAATRILLAALTDPPKVVVITTFENDSYVYDALRVGAAGFLLKRARPEEFTQAVRTVATGDSVLFPSAIRALVAARPPLPNSLLAQAKLTDRENEVLRAMASGLTNAEIAAAMFLGVETVKTHVRNVLMKLRARDRTQAVITAYESGFITPGR, from the coding sequence ATGGACGGTCGATGCCACCCTGCCGTGGGTGGTGACGCCGTGATCACGGTGCTGATCGTCGACGACGATCCGCTGGTGCGCACCGGCTTACGCGCGATCATGGACGCCGAGCGCGACATCGAGGTGGTGGGCGAGGCGCAGGACGGCAGCGAGGTGCTCGACCGGGTCAGCGCAACGCGCCCGGACGTCGTGCTGATGGACGTCCGGATGCCGACCGTGGACGGTATCGCCGCCACCAGAATTCTGTTGGCCGCCTTGACCGATCCGCCGAAGGTAGTGGTGATCACCACCTTCGAGAACGACTCGTACGTCTACGACGCGCTGCGCGTCGGCGCGGCGGGCTTCCTGCTCAAGCGGGCTCGGCCAGAAGAATTCACGCAGGCCGTCCGCACTGTCGCGACCGGTGACTCGGTACTGTTCCCGAGCGCGATCCGCGCGCTGGTCGCGGCGCGCCCACCCTTGCCGAACAGCCTTCTGGCACAGGCGAAACTGACCGACCGCGAAAACGAAGTACTACGCGCCATGGCGAGCGGCTTGACCAACGCCGAGATAGCGGCCGCGATGTTCCTCGGCGTCGAAACCGTCAAAACCCATGTCCGCAACGTCTTGATGAAACTGCGCGCCCGAGACCGCACCCAGGCGGTCATCACCGCCTACGAGTCCGGCTTCATCACACCCGGCCGCTGA
- a CDS encoding helix-turn-helix domain-containing protein, translating to MKISGSGLVSLSQQRRYFAAIPQPYGCGRLDSAAGSGILDCYEFGEFVSDHIADSIKYMWENCGQQVSLDDLADVAKCSKFHFVRRFRVETGWSPVRFLAAIRLARSKKLLASTSMKVSEISYAVGYLSYGTFTSRFTEAVGLSPSQYRRYIRGEHVPLRWSEQHTYCGRDSSRPLLCGKLTDPGGIMASRRYMSIYSAANPLTSAVALLNIPDRGAFSISCLPPGKWVARAIAVSTGCDDRNRRTARDVRTGICEFRLRENDRLEIGITLSEQTIRSAPFLLALPQR from the coding sequence GTGAAAATCAGCGGCAGCGGCCTCGTTTCGCTGTCCCAGCAAAGACGCTATTTTGCAGCTATTCCGCAGCCGTACGGCTGCGGAAGGCTTGATTCTGCTGCCGGCTCGGGCATCCTGGATTGTTATGAGTTTGGAGAGTTCGTGTCCGATCATATCGCTGACAGCATCAAGTACATGTGGGAAAATTGTGGGCAGCAAGTTTCCTTGGATGACCTCGCCGACGTGGCGAAATGCAGTAAGTTCCACTTCGTCAGACGGTTTCGCGTAGAAACCGGCTGGTCGCCGGTTCGGTTTCTCGCGGCCATCCGGCTGGCGCGCAGCAAGAAGTTATTGGCGTCCACTTCTATGAAAGTTTCTGAGATCTCATATGCTGTCGGGTATTTGAGTTACGGGACCTTCACGTCACGATTCACCGAAGCGGTCGGACTCAGTCCGTCACAGTATCGGCGCTACATCCGCGGCGAACATGTTCCGCTGAGATGGTCCGAGCAACACACATATTGTGGCAGGGATTCCAGCAGGCCGTTACTGTGTGGGAAATTGACCGATCCGGGCGGAATCATGGCCAGCCGCAGGTATATGAGTATATACTCCGCGGCAAACCCGCTGACCTCCGCCGTTGCGTTACTCAATATCCCGGATCGGGGAGCTTTCAGTATCAGCTGCCTGCCACCGGGGAAATGGGTTGCGCGGGCGATCGCGGTCTCCACCGGTTGTGACGACAGAAATCGTCGAACAGCCAGGGACGTCCGCACGGGAATCTGCGAGTTCCGGCTCCGGGAAAACGATCGACTCGAAATCGGTATCACCTTGAGCGAACAGACGATTCGGAGTGCCCCATTCTTGCTGGCGCTGCCGCAGCGCTGA
- a CDS encoding WD40 repeat domain-containing protein — MVDPERAPDYDERALRELYEQLTGSRAQPTWPGQCRHAFSDSTTRGLLDPTTREAHALTRYSRQWRTDPLRDEAETPNQSDSVRTPFDYSAALAVAHLTGAIAGTCDPAQGVRTFLDHFAASGLCSVGTPFVAGPRPPGPATLVQVFAQLWRDAPARLRGFAILTALEVAGVRPTGRRTTEIPVLLVASDRDSNGNEKGEVGRLTLHLLESGPSGMHPDPAWSGFTQPDSEFIRSLHTAWNSSTLTDTDSCVVWSVTGEHGGPYARLRGASMSVAIAIALNDLAPRHPRLRALRPHTLDPKTTATADLHADGTLAHVTGYASKLPAANSKGLRIIVPLDDHNEAKGSVPQGFCPQLVPARTLPDAIAEARIRPNPTRRVVALAIAMVAVLAGAWTWVLDANHRTELEVTRSRQLADTARTLREVDPAIAQQLALAALRIADTPQARTELLSSSAGDVPYRIIEAGTMLTTAPNTDRLAAATPDGRVTSGTVTASGINELYRFPLGFEVSGISLSPDGQRLTAWHQIDRKQCTPFGNDAVSCAAVPGTARVQVWDMNGRPRPIYDLPVGDYEVVSTATAANSHEIAVGTRNGKILRWDISSDAAPAPLPTLELPSGYPIVAYSPAGTLLGAAGTVSPGQTNQVRIWDTTRVRTDGAVPDFDRPPTGIAVMTNQTRRLMFSPDSRALILRNSKLPGLEFFDLSNGPAHAEPTSVVTPIGTSTDRQPLRDLDYSSDGAYQATVEQGRVITVNSSDADKGRTLHTPADISSVHFLRQGRSLAAATSDGTVWIWSLPTQRTDFGIAIDALPNTPGPGNSVSAPLLRQWNSIGAGFLSSRQLDAAIITRDMDAWRSAEARKNFDGLHTTVSANGRVAAISDGSSGVYLWDPGAPGQNAAPTPWRATRRLPPVDGLSSGSGSVVMNPSGTLLAVASPSKIAIWNLEEVADASTNPRVLDNDNPLDQPGIYPEHPTMAITDTGVLAVLTRGNDIDVWDLRGSPVPHKKTIARNDMTADPHVIALNHQGVLAISNGAAVEIRRTDGSRAVTTIAGPSGDRANISALAFAAHGTELAIGRDGSIEIWDVANPVSPQVMLELHTVDDGPRHVSFAGTPGYLVTATSNAFPARVYTLRTEELAAAICESKTALLTAAEWQTYAKEVAMPALC; from the coding sequence ATGGTGGACCCAGAGCGGGCGCCCGATTATGACGAGCGTGCGTTGCGTGAGCTCTATGAACAGCTCACCGGCTCACGGGCACAACCGACTTGGCCAGGGCAGTGCCGACATGCGTTCTCGGACAGCACGACACGTGGTCTGCTCGACCCCACCACGCGCGAAGCGCATGCCCTGACGCGCTATTCACGGCAGTGGCGGACCGACCCGCTCCGGGACGAGGCCGAGACGCCGAACCAGTCCGATAGCGTGCGTACTCCGTTCGACTACTCCGCCGCATTGGCAGTAGCGCATCTCACCGGCGCGATCGCCGGTACCTGTGACCCCGCACAGGGTGTCCGGACATTCCTGGACCACTTCGCTGCCAGCGGACTCTGCTCGGTGGGCACCCCCTTCGTCGCCGGGCCTCGACCACCCGGTCCCGCCACACTGGTGCAGGTATTCGCACAGCTGTGGCGCGATGCGCCGGCGCGGCTGCGGGGTTTCGCGATCCTGACCGCCCTGGAGGTCGCCGGAGTACGCCCGACCGGACGACGCACGACCGAAATCCCCGTCCTGCTCGTCGCCAGCGATCGCGACAGCAATGGCAACGAAAAGGGCGAGGTCGGCCGACTGACTCTGCACCTACTCGAATCCGGCCCCAGCGGAATGCATCCCGACCCGGCCTGGAGCGGCTTCACCCAACCCGACTCCGAATTCATCCGAAGCCTGCACACCGCCTGGAACAGCAGCACACTCACAGACACCGACTCGTGTGTGGTCTGGTCCGTCACCGGCGAACACGGCGGTCCCTACGCGAGGCTGCGTGGCGCCTCGATGAGCGTCGCGATAGCGATAGCGCTCAACGACCTCGCGCCCCGCCACCCGCGATTGCGCGCACTCAGGCCACACACGCTCGACCCCAAAACCACAGCCACTGCCGATCTGCACGCCGACGGCACACTCGCGCATGTCACCGGCTACGCGTCCAAACTCCCTGCCGCGAACAGCAAAGGCCTGCGGATCATCGTCCCCCTCGATGACCACAACGAAGCCAAAGGCTCTGTACCCCAAGGCTTCTGTCCGCAACTCGTACCTGCCCGCACACTGCCGGACGCAATCGCCGAGGCAAGAATCAGACCCAACCCCACCCGACGGGTTGTGGCGCTCGCCATCGCGATGGTTGCCGTCTTGGCGGGCGCATGGACCTGGGTACTCGACGCGAACCACCGCACCGAACTCGAGGTGACGCGCTCCCGGCAACTCGCGGACACCGCGCGCACGCTGCGCGAGGTCGATCCCGCCATCGCCCAGCAACTAGCGCTGGCGGCGCTACGCATTGCCGACACTCCCCAAGCGCGCACGGAGTTGCTCAGCTCCTCGGCGGGCGATGTGCCGTACCGCATCATCGAGGCCGGAACCATGCTCACCACCGCCCCGAACACTGACCGACTCGCCGCCGCCACCCCTGACGGCCGAGTGACATCCGGAACGGTCACCGCCAGCGGAATCAACGAGTTGTATAGATTCCCACTAGGTTTCGAGGTGTCGGGCATCTCGCTCAGTCCCGATGGGCAGCGACTCACCGCCTGGCATCAGATCGATCGGAAGCAGTGCACGCCATTCGGCAACGATGCGGTCAGCTGTGCCGCCGTCCCGGGCACCGCGCGCGTTCAAGTGTGGGATATGAACGGTCGACCACGCCCGATCTACGACCTTCCCGTCGGGGACTACGAAGTCGTCTCCACCGCGACCGCCGCGAACTCGCACGAGATAGCCGTAGGGACGCGAAACGGCAAGATCCTGCGATGGGACATCAGCAGTGACGCCGCACCGGCGCCGCTCCCCACCCTCGAGCTTCCCAGTGGCTACCCCATAGTGGCGTACAGCCCGGCCGGAACACTGCTGGGTGCAGCCGGGACCGTGTCACCAGGGCAAACCAACCAGGTGCGCATCTGGGACACCACACGAGTCCGCACCGACGGCGCGGTCCCGGATTTCGATCGTCCGCCGACCGGCATCGCCGTCATGACGAACCAGACGCGCCGACTGATGTTCAGTCCCGACAGCCGAGCTTTGATCCTCCGCAACTCGAAACTTCCCGGTCTGGAATTCTTCGACCTCAGCAACGGACCGGCCCACGCCGAACCCACCAGCGTCGTCACACCGATCGGAACCAGCACCGACCGACAACCGCTGCGGGATCTGGACTACTCCAGCGACGGCGCTTACCAAGCCACCGTCGAACAAGGCCGAGTAATCACTGTGAACTCCAGCGACGCAGACAAAGGCCGAACCCTGCACACACCCGCAGACATCTCTTCTGTGCACTTCCTGCGGCAAGGACGCTCACTCGCAGCCGCAACCAGCGACGGAACGGTCTGGATATGGTCGTTACCGACGCAGCGCACAGACTTCGGCATTGCCATCGACGCTCTTCCGAACACACCGGGTCCGGGGAACTCCGTGAGTGCGCCGCTGTTACGTCAATGGAACTCCATCGGAGCGGGATTTCTTTCCAGCCGGCAACTCGACGCAGCGATCATCACCCGAGACATGGACGCTTGGAGGTCTGCCGAAGCAAGAAAGAACTTCGACGGACTGCACACCACCGTGTCGGCCAACGGCCGAGTCGCAGCGATCAGCGATGGCAGCAGCGGCGTATACCTATGGGATCCCGGAGCGCCCGGTCAGAACGCCGCACCGACGCCATGGCGCGCGACCCGGCGGCTACCCCCGGTCGATGGCCTATCGAGCGGAAGCGGTTCTGTCGTGATGAATCCCAGCGGGACGCTCCTCGCTGTCGCATCGCCTTCGAAGATAGCAATCTGGAACCTCGAGGAGGTCGCCGACGCGTCGACAAACCCTCGCGTCCTGGACAACGACAACCCGCTCGACCAGCCGGGCATCTACCCTGAGCATCCCACCATGGCCATCACCGACACCGGTGTCCTGGCTGTACTCACCCGCGGCAACGATATCGACGTGTGGGATCTCCGTGGCTCGCCCGTCCCCCACAAGAAGACCATTGCGCGCAATGACATGACAGCAGATCCGCATGTGATCGCCCTCAATCATCAAGGTGTGCTTGCTATTTCGAACGGCGCCGCAGTGGAGATCCGTCGCACCGACGGAAGCCGAGCAGTGACCACCATTGCGGGACCGTCAGGTGATCGAGCAAACATATCCGCTCTCGCTTTCGCAGCCCATGGCACCGAACTCGCGATCGGTCGCGACGGATCGATCGAGATATGGGACGTCGCGAACCCCGTATCACCACAGGTGATGCTGGAGTTGCACACGGTTGACGATGGTCCCCGGCATGTCAGCTTCGCGGGAACTCCCGGCTATCTCGTGACCGCCACCAGCAATGCCTTCCCGGCCCGCGTCTACACCCTTCGAACCGAGGAACTCGCCGCAGCCATTTGCGAGAGTAAGACGGCACTCCTCACTGCGGCGGAATGGCAAACCTACGCCAAGGAAGTCGCCATGCCGGCCTTGTGCTGA
- a CDS encoding sensor histidine kinase, with product MQFRQTLRSATGPLVRPSTYLRGVYLALGGVAAIPYVGLAATFVIGLRRDGATAGDLALVIALAAGTAVVAVGVTLLPAVRVLEIVVARALLGVRLPDPDPASSRAWESRTRGAVWYFLTLVIGGCATSVFIWAVPTAATMLVVPFVGSHEATLHLTERFTVSAPDLPTAILTGGAGAGLLVGAVYVVAGAGSLLVRLAPALLGPTQADQVAALRRQERKLAAGNRLARELHDSVGHALTAMTMQAGAAGRVLDDDPEFARRALRQIEVVGRAALDELDQALGMLRRGVDEELSGSTLAGLEQLIAGCHGARIATTIVGDLNTVPGLVSREAFRVLQEALTNAVRHGDGGAIDLVVRAAPPIVRLEVSNGVAGGSPTGHGRGLIGMRERVLVLGGELRAGATGARWTVDATLPWVVTP from the coding sequence GTGCAATTCCGGCAGACGCTGCGATCGGCGACGGGCCCGCTGGTGCGCCCGTCGACCTATCTGCGCGGCGTCTATCTGGCTCTCGGCGGGGTCGCGGCGATCCCCTACGTCGGCCTCGCGGCAACCTTCGTGATCGGGTTGCGGCGCGACGGGGCCACCGCGGGTGACCTGGCCCTCGTCATCGCCCTCGCCGCCGGTACGGCTGTGGTCGCCGTGGGCGTGACATTGCTCCCGGCGGTGCGGGTGCTCGAAATCGTCGTTGCCCGAGCGCTTTTGGGAGTCAGGCTGCCGGACCCGGACCCGGCTTCGAGCCGCGCGTGGGAGTCGCGGACACGGGGAGCCGTCTGGTATTTCCTGACGCTGGTGATCGGTGGTTGCGCGACGAGTGTGTTCATTTGGGCCGTCCCGACCGCCGCGACGATGCTCGTCGTGCCGTTCGTCGGCTCGCACGAGGCGACGCTGCATCTGACCGAGCGGTTCACGGTTTCGGCGCCCGACCTGCCGACGGCCATTCTGACCGGTGGTGCGGGCGCCGGGTTACTGGTCGGCGCGGTGTACGTCGTGGCGGGGGCCGGTTCGCTGCTGGTGCGGCTGGCGCCGGCGTTACTCGGGCCGACCCAGGCCGATCAGGTGGCGGCACTGCGCCGCCAAGAGCGCAAGCTCGCCGCGGGCAACCGCCTCGCCCGCGAACTGCACGATTCGGTCGGCCACGCGTTGACGGCGATGACGATGCAGGCAGGGGCCGCCGGACGGGTGCTCGACGACGATCCGGAGTTCGCCCGGCGCGCGCTGCGGCAGATCGAGGTAGTCGGACGAGCCGCCCTGGACGAACTCGACCAGGCGCTCGGAATGCTGCGCCGGGGCGTCGACGAGGAGCTGTCCGGCTCGACCCTCGCGGGCCTCGAGCAACTCATCGCCGGCTGCCACGGCGCGCGGATCGCGACCACGATAGTCGGCGATCTGAATACCGTGCCCGGCTTGGTATCTCGCGAGGCTTTCCGGGTACTGCAGGAAGCACTGACCAACGCCGTGCGGCACGGTGACGGTGGCGCAATCGATCTCGTCGTTCGTGCGGCCCCGCCGATCGTTCGGCTCGAGGTGTCGAACGGTGTGGCTGGTGGGTCGCCGACCGGTCACGGCCGGGGGTTGATCGGTATGCGGGAACGGGTTCTGGTGCTCGGCGGCGAATTACGAGCAGGCGCGACAGGCGCGCGATGGACGGTCGATGCCACCCTGCCGTGGGTGGTGACGCCGTGA